The alpha proteobacterium U9-1i genome includes a region encoding these proteins:
- a CDS encoding deoxyribodipyrimidine photolyase produces the protein MADAGAPIVVWFRQDLRVADNPALHAAHDSKRPLVCVYVLDDDTPGKWKLGGASRWWLHHSLVALHADLEKRGTRLVLRRGDARKVIPNLVKEIGASAVHWNRCCEPFAIARDTALKDSLSKAHVEANSFNGALLFEPWEVKNKTGEPYKVFTPFWRACRAMGPQRAVLPAPKKLAGYANAVASDVLTSWSLLPRRPNWAKPFQPHWTPGEAGARKALSAFLDQRLGPYPEARNELGQNATSRLSPHLHFGEISPSQIWAALDPDAPGADKFLAEIGWREFSNHLLFHWPLLPEQNWRVQFDAFPWRDDASALSAWQRGRTGYPVVDAAMRELWLTGYMHNRARMIAASFLIKHLLLDWRHGEAWFWDTLLDADLANNSASWQWVAGSGADASPYFRIFNPVTQGERYDSNGAYVRRWLPELAKLPNAALHAPWTADAATLKNAGVVLGETYPAPIVDHAEARARALAAFATI, from the coding sequence ATGGCTGACGCCGGCGCGCCGATCGTCGTCTGGTTTCGGCAGGATTTGCGTGTCGCCGACAATCCCGCACTCCACGCCGCGCATGACAGCAAACGCCCATTGGTTTGTGTTTATGTGCTTGACGATGACACGCCTGGAAAATGGAAGCTCGGCGGCGCGTCGCGCTGGTGGCTCCACCACAGCCTTGTCGCATTGCACGCCGACTTGGAAAAACGAGGAACGCGCCTGGTGCTGCGCCGTGGCGATGCACGCAAGGTCATACCGAACCTTGTAAAGGAGATCGGCGCCAGCGCCGTTCACTGGAACCGTTGTTGCGAACCGTTCGCCATTGCCCGCGACACGGCGTTGAAGGACTCGCTCTCGAAAGCACACGTAGAGGCAAACAGCTTCAACGGCGCATTGTTGTTTGAGCCGTGGGAAGTAAAAAACAAAACAGGCGAGCCTTATAAGGTGTTCACGCCTTTCTGGCGTGCCTGCCGTGCGATGGGGCCGCAGCGCGCCGTACTCCCGGCGCCAAAAAAGCTCGCAGGATATGCCAATGCTGTCGCGAGCGATGTGCTCACGTCCTGGTCCTTACTGCCGCGGAGGCCGAATTGGGCAAAGCCGTTCCAGCCGCACTGGACGCCGGGTGAGGCCGGAGCGCGAAAAGCGCTCAGTGCGTTCCTAGACCAGCGTCTTGGCCCCTATCCCGAAGCACGCAATGAGCTTGGACAGAACGCGACGTCACGATTGTCGCCCCACCTGCATTTTGGTGAGATCAGCCCTTCACAGATTTGGGCGGCACTCGATCCCGACGCCCCGGGCGCAGACAAGTTTTTGGCCGAGATTGGCTGGCGCGAATTCTCAAACCACCTCTTATTTCATTGGCCGCTCTTGCCCGAACAAAACTGGCGCGTCCAATTCGATGCCTTCCCCTGGCGCGACGACGCCTCAGCGTTGTCTGCGTGGCAGCGCGGGCGCACCGGCTATCCGGTCGTTGACGCCGCCATGCGCGAGCTTTGGCTGACCGGATACATGCACAATCGCGCACGGATGATCGCGGCGTCCTTTCTGATCAAACACCTGCTGCTCGACTGGCGCCACGGTGAAGCGTGGTTCTGGGATACGCTACTCGATGCCGACCTCGCCAACAATTCCGCGTCGTGGCAATGGGTCGCTGGGTCAGGCGCGGATGCCTCACCGTATTTCCGCATCTTCAATCCCGTCACCCAGGGCGAACGCTACGACAGTAACGGCGCCTATGTGAGGCGTTGGCTCCCCGAATTGGCGAAACTGCCAAATGCTGCACTGCATGCCCCGTGGACGGCCGATGCGGCGACTTTGAAAAATGCCGGCGTAGTGTTGGGTGAAACCTACCCCGCGCCGATCGTTGATCATGCTGAAGCGCGGGCGCGAGCCTTAGCGGCCTTCGCCACAATCTGA
- a CDS encoding possible glycosyltransferase 2 fused to TPR-repeat domain, translated as MRPRFLAGMPEAPKISCYIRTKNEERMVADVIRAAFQIVDEVVVIDCGSTDKTIALAEAAGARVVNAPWLGGGKQKRIGEDNTRNDWMLDLDADEIVTPELAQEIRDLFSHGDPPCPVYQLTLVTAPPIGEPWWQSSVVTRNRLYDKRVIRARDHAGWDQLEIPSGMKVGKLKAPALHKSFRDLHQLGDKFNRNSSSRAKDTELKSFWYVALRIVFARPFYFFHHYVMRGMWRGGWYGFAVANIAAHGRWLKDAKMMEVYMRKRQDAKQNG; from the coding sequence GTGCGCCCGCGCTTTCTCGCAGGCATGCCTGAAGCCCCCAAAATCTCCTGCTACATCCGCACCAAGAACGAAGAGCGCATGGTCGCCGACGTGATCCGGGCGGCGTTCCAGATCGTAGATGAGGTCGTGGTCATCGATTGCGGCTCAACCGACAAGACAATCGCATTGGCGGAAGCCGCGGGCGCGCGCGTTGTCAATGCGCCTTGGCTTGGCGGCGGCAAACAGAAGCGCATCGGCGAAGACAATACCCGCAACGATTGGATGCTCGACCTCGACGCCGACGAAATCGTCACGCCCGAATTGGCGCAGGAAATCCGCGACCTGTTCTCTCACGGCGATCCGCCCTGCCCCGTGTATCAGCTGACTTTGGTGACGGCGCCGCCGATTGGAGAACCATGGTGGCAATCCAGCGTCGTTACGCGCAACCGCCTCTACGACAAACGTGTGATCCGCGCGCGCGATCATGCCGGTTGGGACCAGCTGGAAATCCCAAGCGGCATGAAGGTTGGTAAGCTGAAAGCCCCGGCGCTGCACAAGAGCTTCCGCGACCTCCATCAGTTGGGCGACAAGTTCAACCGCAACTCGAGCTCACGCGCGAAGGATACGGAACTCAAGTCCTTCTGGTACGTGGCGTTGCGCATCGTGTTCGCGCGGCCATTCTATTTCTTCCACCATTACGTGATGCGCGGCATGTGGCGCGGCGGCTGGTACGGCTTCGCCGTAGCGAACATCGCCGCGCACGGACGTTGGCTTAAGGACGCCAAGATGATGGAAGTCTATATGCGCAAACGCCAAGACGCTAAGCAGAATGGCTGA
- a CDS encoding ATP-dependent DNA helicase RecG, whose amino-acid sequence MELVAKVAGGTLVRDLLFLPPHNAIDRRLRVPIAETKDGDIATIEAEVDGHTPGFRNLPYRIRLRDESGFMDVAYFRGKREMLERMWPKGQTRLVSGTINFYDGVRQMLHPDHVVDPERGEAPPAVEPVYPLTAGLPGRTLARTIQGALENAPETPEWIEPTTISAHHWPSFRDAIQRLHRPETPEDVSADGIFRTRLAYDELFARQCALRLRREHRRKDDGRSIVGDGRLAAMMLASLPFKPTKAQQRATDEILADMAEPSPMLRLLQGDVGSGKTLIAALAMARSAEAGLQSAMMAPTDLLSRQHGATLQPLLEAAGIAMAVLTGRDKGKDRRAILERLASGELSVVVGTHALFQDDVTFKDLGLIVIDEQHRFGVSDRMRMVAKGFAPHVLVMSATPIPRTLALSIHGDMDLSVLDEKPPGRMPIRTATMPTTRSEEVTDAIAEVSARGERAYWVCPLIEESEAVDLAAVQDRYEALRDRFGDGVEIVHGKMSPAAREAAMDRFRSGAAFLLVATTVIEVGVNVPEATIMVIEHAERFGLAQLHQLRGRVGRGDKQGKCVLLWKPPLGESAKERLDAFRRTDDGFVISELDYKMRGAGDMLGVQQSGLPPFRLVSPEAHSGMLGAADKEARLAVERDPDLKSERGQAIRLALALFGYAEAAELARSG is encoded by the coding sequence ATGGAGTTGGTCGCTAAGGTGGCGGGTGGAACCCTCGTGCGCGATCTGTTGTTCCTGCCGCCGCATAACGCCATAGACCGGCGCTTGCGCGTGCCGATCGCTGAAACGAAGGACGGCGACATCGCCACTATTGAAGCTGAGGTCGACGGTCACACGCCGGGCTTCCGCAACCTCCCCTACCGCATCCGCTTGCGCGACGAGAGCGGATTCATGGATGTCGCCTACTTCCGCGGAAAGAGGGAGATGCTGGAGCGGATGTGGCCCAAGGGCCAGACACGCCTCGTCAGCGGCACGATCAATTTCTATGACGGCGTCCGCCAGATGCTGCATCCCGATCACGTGGTCGATCCTGAGCGTGGCGAAGCGCCACCGGCGGTGGAGCCCGTCTATCCGCTCACCGCGGGGCTCCCAGGACGCACGTTGGCGCGCACAATCCAAGGTGCGCTGGAGAACGCGCCCGAGACCCCGGAATGGATCGAACCGACGACAATCAGTGCGCATCATTGGCCAAGCTTTCGCGACGCAATTCAGCGCCTGCACCGCCCGGAAACGCCCGAGGATGTCAGCGCGGACGGCATATTCCGCACGCGACTTGCCTACGATGAATTGTTCGCGCGGCAATGCGCGCTGCGTTTGCGGCGGGAACATCGACGCAAGGACGACGGCCGCTCCATCGTCGGGGATGGGCGGCTTGCCGCGATGATGCTGGCGAGCCTGCCCTTCAAGCCCACCAAGGCACAACAGCGCGCCACAGATGAAATCCTGGCTGACATGGCCGAGCCTTCACCAATGTTGCGTTTGCTGCAGGGCGATGTCGGTTCCGGAAAAACTTTGATCGCCGCACTCGCGATGGCGCGCTCGGCTGAGGCCGGATTGCAAAGCGCGATGATGGCGCCGACAGATTTGCTCTCCCGCCAGCATGGCGCGACCTTGCAGCCTTTGCTGGAGGCTGCCGGCATTGCGATGGCGGTCCTTACCGGACGTGACAAAGGTAAGGACCGGCGCGCGATCTTGGAGCGCTTGGCTTCAGGTGAGTTGAGCGTTGTTGTTGGCACGCATGCGTTGTTCCAGGACGACGTAACCTTCAAGGACCTGGGCCTCATCGTCATCGACGAACAGCACCGGTTTGGTGTTTCGGATCGCATGCGCATGGTGGCGAAGGGGTTCGCGCCGCATGTGCTGGTGATGAGCGCGACACCGATCCCACGCACGCTCGCACTCTCAATTCATGGCGACATGGATTTATCAGTGCTGGACGAGAAACCCCCCGGCCGCATGCCGATACGCACCGCGACAATGCCGACCACGCGCTCTGAAGAGGTGACAGATGCAATCGCCGAGGTCAGCGCCCGGGGAGAGAGGGCGTATTGGGTGTGCCCCCTGATCGAAGAAAGCGAGGCTGTGGATTTGGCCGCCGTGCAGGATCGCTACGAGGCGTTGCGGGACCGCTTTGGCGACGGCGTCGAGATCGTCCATGGCAAGATGTCGCCCGCCGCGCGCGAGGCGGCCATGGACCGCTTCCGTTCAGGCGCGGCTTTTTTGCTGGTAGCGACCACCGTGATCGAAGTTGGCGTCAACGTGCCGGAAGCGACGATCATGGTGATCGAGCATGCCGAGCGGTTTGGCCTTGCTCAATTGCACCAATTGCGCGGCCGCGTCGGACGCGGTGACAAGCAAGGAAAGTGCGTGCTCCTTTGGAAGCCGCCGCTGGGCGAAAGCGCCAAAGAGCGGCTTGATGCGTTCCGACGCACGGACGACGGATTTGTCATCTCCGAACTCGACTACAAAATGCGCGGTGCGGGCGATATGCTTGGCGTGCAACAAAGCGGCCTCCCGCCGTTCCGGCTCGTTTCGCCGGAAGCGCACTCCGGCATGCTCGGCGCGGCTGACAAAGAAGCGCGCCTCGCGGTAGAGCGCGATCCAGACCTCAAGAGCGAACGTGGGCAGGCAATACGGTTGGCGCTCGCGCTGTTTGGCTACGCGGAGGCGGCCGAATTGGCGCGGAGCGGCTGA
- a CDS encoding ygfY, giving the protein MDDRRKKLRFRAWRRGFREIDLILGGFADVRLTHLDAAGLDAFEALLDAPDQDVYAWITEADPAPPAFETPTLALIRAFRFEMSRSDV; this is encoded by the coding sequence ATGGACGACCGCCGTAAGAAGCTGAGATTCCGCGCCTGGCGGCGTGGGTTTCGCGAGATTGACTTGATTCTAGGCGGTTTCGCGGACGTTCGTTTGACGCATTTGGATGCTGCCGGGCTGGACGCGTTCGAAGCCCTTCTGGATGCGCCGGACCAGGACGTCTATGCCTGGATCACCGAGGCCGATCCCGCGCCGCCGGCGTTCGAAACGCCGACGTTGGCGCTGATTCGCGCCTTCCGATTTGAGATGAGCCGATCCGACGTATGA
- a CDS encoding transcription-repair coupling factor, translating into MSALPHLLIENLVQTKAALTISGAPEGMDAAAIGATAIRRGGVTLFVARDEGRAAQFEAAVKFFTPDLATLRLPAWDTLPYDRISPAQGIAAQRCAALAQLARRGAFDGALLVIATASAVAQRVPPRARLAAAAYAAKAGDEAEMEQLEGYLLTNGYSRASVVRSPGEFAVRGGLMDVFPPGASEPLRFDFFGDVLETIRAFDPETQISKKHLAGALLTPVSEVLLDDQTVLRFRKSFGQAYGTVSDVVYDSVSARIRRQGVEQWLPYFYDTLETVFDYAGENALVTFDALADEAIHERVEMARDHYESRRTAPLARGAAPFRAPEPNALYLNDEAMKAALGARLVRRITHFDDTKAKLDLGARKGRDFAPERQTADANVFDAAAKHITALNKAKKRVVIAAWSEGSAERFAGVLEDHGVSDLRRVAAWADAEKLPAGITALATLPLEHGFETDTLAFIAEQDILGDRLARPRKRRKASAVLAEAAALTPGDLIVHQDHGIGRYDGLKTLDVAGAPHDCLDLAYAGGDKLYLPVENIELVSRYGSEDSEAQLDRLGGVAWQGRKAKAKQRLRDMAEELLRIAALRATRTAEPVAPPEGLWDEFCARFPYEETEDQLNAIDDVMGDLAAGKPMDRLICGDVGFGKTEVALRAAFLVAMTGRQVAVVAPTTLLCRQHYRTFSERFRGLPIRVRQLSRMVGAKEAAETRAGLADGSVEIVVGTHALLSKQVNFRDLGMMIIDEEQHFGVKHKERLKDLRADIHALTLSATPIPRTLQLALAGIREMSIIATPPIDRMAVRTFVTPFDALTVREALLREKYRGGQSFFVSPRISDLEDVADFLRKNAPELTFRVAHGQMPPTQLDEIMTQFYDSAFDVLVSTTIVESGLDIPRANTLIVYRGDMFGLAQLYQLRGRVGRSKVRAYAYLTTAAEQTLTAGAEKRLKILSSLDNLGAGFTLASHDLDMRGGGNLLGEEQSGQIREVGVELYQSMLEEAVASLRDGKEEETTARSWSPQISVGASVLIPEDYVADLTVRLALYRRLAEFDTDAEREAFAAELIDRFGPLPPEAEQLIAVAALKALCRRCLIAKLDAGPKGAVMTFRDGGFPDPMALVRYVQERPDDFKMRPDGKLVVQGGWPEATQRLKTLRVVLESLSRIATRKAA; encoded by the coding sequence ATGAGCGCCCTGCCGCACCTGTTGATTGAGAACCTCGTGCAAACGAAGGCGGCGCTGACCATCAGCGGCGCCCCCGAAGGTATGGACGCAGCTGCGATTGGCGCAACCGCCATCCGGCGGGGCGGCGTCACCCTGTTTGTCGCCCGGGACGAAGGGCGCGCCGCCCAGTTCGAAGCGGCCGTGAAGTTCTTCACGCCGGACCTCGCCACGCTGCGCCTGCCCGCGTGGGACACGCTGCCTTACGATCGCATCTCACCGGCGCAGGGGATTGCCGCGCAACGTTGCGCCGCCTTGGCGCAATTGGCGCGTCGCGGCGCGTTTGACGGTGCCTTGCTGGTCATCGCGACGGCTTCGGCCGTGGCGCAACGGGTGCCACCTCGCGCGCGGCTAGCCGCCGCTGCTTACGCCGCGAAGGCGGGCGATGAAGCGGAGATGGAGCAACTCGAAGGCTATTTGCTCACCAACGGCTACAGCCGCGCTTCGGTGGTGCGTTCGCCGGGTGAGTTCGCCGTGCGCGGCGGCTTGATGGATGTGTTCCCGCCGGGCGCCAGCGAACCGTTGCGGTTCGATTTCTTCGGCGACGTTCTCGAAACCATCCGCGCGTTCGATCCCGAAACTCAAATCTCGAAGAAACATCTGGCTGGCGCCTTGCTAACGCCGGTGAGCGAAGTGTTGCTGGACGACCAGACCGTGCTCCGCTTCCGCAAAAGTTTCGGCCAAGCTTACGGCACGGTGAGCGACGTGGTGTACGATTCCGTCAGCGCCCGGATCCGCCGTCAGGGCGTCGAGCAATGGCTGCCGTATTTCTACGACACACTCGAAACCGTGTTTGATTACGCCGGCGAGAACGCGCTGGTCACGTTTGACGCCTTGGCGGATGAAGCGATCCACGAACGGGTGGAGATGGCGCGCGATCACTACGAATCCCGCCGCACGGCGCCATTGGCGCGCGGCGCCGCGCCGTTCCGCGCTCCCGAACCGAACGCCCTCTATCTCAACGACGAGGCGATGAAGGCAGCGCTCGGCGCGCGCCTCGTCCGTCGCATCACTCACTTTGACGACACCAAGGCCAAGCTCGATCTTGGCGCCCGAAAAGGACGCGATTTCGCGCCTGAACGCCAAACCGCCGACGCCAACGTTTTCGACGCCGCAGCAAAGCACATTACCGCGTTGAACAAGGCCAAGAAGCGCGTCGTCATCGCCGCGTGGTCGGAGGGTTCCGCCGAACGTTTTGCTGGCGTTCTGGAAGATCACGGCGTGAGCGACCTGCGACGGGTCGCCGCGTGGGCGGACGCGGAGAAGCTTCCGGCGGGGATCACCGCGCTTGCCACGTTGCCGCTGGAACATGGCTTTGAAACAGACACGCTCGCCTTTATCGCGGAGCAGGACATCCTCGGCGATCGCCTCGCGCGCCCGCGTAAACGGCGCAAGGCGTCCGCAGTCCTCGCGGAAGCCGCTGCGTTGACGCCGGGCGATTTGATCGTCCACCAAGATCACGGCATCGGCCGCTACGACGGTCTGAAAACGCTGGACGTCGCCGGCGCGCCGCATGATTGCCTCGACCTGGCCTATGCCGGTGGCGACAAGCTTTATCTGCCGGTTGAGAACATCGAATTGGTGAGCCGTTACGGCTCGGAAGATTCCGAAGCGCAGCTTGATCGGCTCGGTGGCGTCGCCTGGCAGGGCCGCAAAGCCAAAGCAAAGCAGCGTTTGCGCGATATGGCGGAGGAATTGCTCCGCATCGCCGCGCTCCGCGCGACGCGCACCGCTGAACCAGTGGCGCCGCCGGAGGGGCTGTGGGACGAGTTCTGCGCCCGTTTCCCGTACGAAGAAACCGAAGATCAGCTGAACGCGATCGACGACGTCATGGGCGATCTTGCCGCGGGTAAGCCGATGGACCGGCTGATTTGCGGCGACGTCGGCTTTGGCAAAACCGAAGTCGCGCTGCGCGCGGCGTTCCTGGTTGCGATGACAGGACGCCAAGTCGCCGTCGTTGCGCCCACAACATTGCTCTGCCGCCAGCACTACCGCACCTTTAGCGAACGCTTCCGCGGATTGCCGATCCGCGTACGCCAGCTGTCGCGCATGGTGGGGGCCAAGGAGGCGGCCGAGACGCGGGCCGGGCTTGCGGACGGGTCGGTTGAGATCGTTGTCGGCACGCATGCGCTGCTGTCGAAGCAGGTCAATTTCCGCGATCTCGGCATGATGATCATCGACGAGGAGCAGCACTTCGGCGTCAAACACAAAGAGCGTCTGAAGGATCTACGCGCTGATATCCACGCCTTGACGCTCTCCGCCACGCCGATCCCGCGCACCTTGCAGCTCGCTCTCGCTGGCATCCGCGAAATGAGCATCATCGCCACGCCACCGATTGACCGAATGGCGGTGCGCACGTTTGTGACGCCGTTTGATGCACTCACCGTTCGGGAAGCGCTGCTGCGGGAAAAGTATCGCGGCGGCCAGAGCTTTTTCGTCTCGCCGCGCATCAGCGATCTTGAGGATGTGGCCGACTTTTTGCGCAAAAACGCGCCGGAACTCACGTTCCGCGTTGCGCACGGCCAGATGCCGCCGACGCAACTCGACGAGATCATGACGCAATTTTACGACAGCGCGTTCGACGTTTTGGTGTCCACGACCATCGTTGAATCCGGCCTCGACATTCCGCGCGCCAACACGCTGATTGTCTATCGCGGCGACATGTTCGGCCTCGCGCAACTCTATCAATTGCGCGGGCGTGTGGGGCGTTCGAAAGTGCGCGCCTACGCCTACCTCACCACGGCAGCCGAGCAGACGTTGACCGCCGGCGCAGAGAAGCGCCTCAAAATTCTCTCGTCGCTCGACAATCTTGGCGCGGGCTTCACGCTGGCAAGCCATGACCTCGATATGCGCGGCGGCGGCAATTTGCTGGGCGAGGAACAATCGGGACAAATCCGCGAAGTTGGCGTTGAGCTCTATCAAAGCATGCTCGAAGAAGCGGTGGCTTCACTGCGCGACGGTAAAGAAGAAGAGACGACGGCACGCTCCTGGTCTCCGCAAATAAGTGTCGGCGCCTCGGTGCTCATCCCCGAGGATTATGTCGCCGATCTCACTGTGCGCCTGGCGCTGTATCGCCGTTTGGCAGAGTTCGACACGGATGCGGAACGTGAAGCATTCGCTGCGGAACTCATCGATCGTTTTGGCCCACTGCCGCCGGAGGCTGAGCAATTGATCGCCGTCGCGGCTCTGAAAGCGCTCTGTCGGCGTTGCCTAATCGCTAAGCTGGACGCGGGTCCGAAGGGTGCGGTCATGACATTCCGCGACGGCGGCTTTCCTGACCCCATGGCGCTCGTGCGTTACGTTCAAGAGCGGCCAGACGATTTCAAAATGCGGCCCGATGGCAAACTCGTGGTGCAGGGCGGATGGCCGGAGGCGACCCAGCGCCTCAAGACCCTTCGCGTCGTGTTGGAGAGCCTCTCACGGATCGCCACGCGCAAGGCGGCTTAG
- a CDS encoding 2-hydroxychromene-2-carboxylate isomerase (DsbA-like thioredoxin domain): MRRVTIDFFADISCPWCHVGWASLKQAAAQRQGQIGANVAWRGFLLAPDTPPEGVDRRAYLQRKFQPDQLAAAHKALTDAAEAAGVALNLEAPARIPNTIDAHRVIHWASEQGVAEPLIDALFSAYWIDGVDVSEHAALVQIAESVGMDPREIAAKLATNTDRDAIQEMYATALKIGVTGVPVAIFDRRIPVMGAQNADVYLRALDTAAA, translated from the coding sequence GTGAGACGCGTCACCATCGATTTTTTCGCCGACATCTCGTGCCCATGGTGTCACGTTGGTTGGGCGTCATTGAAACAAGCCGCCGCTCAGCGCCAAGGTCAAATCGGCGCCAACGTCGCCTGGCGGGGATTTTTGCTTGCGCCGGACACGCCGCCCGAAGGCGTAGATCGGCGCGCCTACCTGCAACGCAAGTTTCAGCCAGACCAACTCGCCGCCGCGCACAAGGCGTTGACCGATGCCGCCGAGGCCGCAGGCGTCGCCCTCAACCTCGAAGCGCCGGCCCGTATTCCCAACACCATCGACGCACACCGCGTTATCCATTGGGCATCCGAACAAGGCGTCGCCGAACCGCTCATCGATGCTTTGTTCTCGGCCTATTGGATCGACGGCGTTGACGTCAGCGAACATGCGGCTCTGGTCCAGATTGCAGAAAGCGTTGGCATGGACCCGCGAGAGATCGCCGCCAAGCTGGCGACGAATACCGACAGAGATGCGATTCAAGAGATGTACGCCACCGCACTGAAGATCGGCGTTACCGGTGTGCCGGTGGCGATTTTTGATCGCCGCATTCCGGTGATGGGCGCGCAAAACGCGGACGTGTATCTGCGCGCGCTCGATACAGCGGCGGCCTAA
- a CDS encoding response regulator protein, with the protein MRIVVRSSNARAAREAQDFLRIASIEATAMTDARAAPDGQDMLIVPALDGDIDQARAFAADARASKQPPLAVLAGVRWADAPPKRLAGDPDFSGAIALDAPPDVLAAQVTAYERVAIASEESARRGASAAEANAPTPAPPEARKLKALYVGAPSPIFLKLEHTLAEQGGLVAAAFSSFAGFDHLHDDEFDAVVLNGAQNPATAISLCAALRRNAQLYHLPTMVVVAPDDTATAKSAFDRGASSVSTVNASSGASLGWLFEAIRRNRARKAAEHTLRALRDLLGDPRTGLFRRQHFNAHLSRLAADHHESGRQLALAALRVLPAHGATQPSAEVWKRGFTEIASLTGRLIREYDCAAVIGEDLIALAMPASDVIGAKRMAERIASVAECTAFAAGDDGAVPLIFEQSAVELQPGESGAGLLARALRLFENESLSA; encoded by the coding sequence TTGCGCATTGTTGTCCGCAGCTCCAACGCGCGCGCTGCACGCGAAGCACAGGACTTCCTGAGGATCGCGAGCATCGAAGCGACCGCGATGACGGACGCGCGCGCCGCGCCGGACGGGCAAGACATGCTCATCGTTCCTGCCCTCGACGGCGATATCGATCAAGCGCGCGCCTTCGCCGCTGACGCCAGGGCAAGCAAGCAACCTCCTCTCGCTGTGCTCGCCGGCGTACGCTGGGCTGACGCGCCGCCGAAGCGTTTGGCGGGCGACCCGGATTTCAGCGGCGCCATCGCGCTCGATGCACCGCCAGACGTGCTGGCCGCGCAGGTAACCGCGTATGAGCGTGTCGCCATCGCGTCAGAGGAAAGCGCCAGGCGCGGCGCCAGTGCAGCGGAAGCCAACGCGCCGACGCCCGCGCCGCCAGAGGCGCGCAAACTCAAGGCGCTCTACGTCGGCGCCCCCAGCCCGATATTCTTGAAGCTTGAGCATACGCTTGCCGAGCAAGGCGGGCTCGTGGCCGCGGCCTTCAGTTCGTTTGCCGGCTTTGACCATTTGCATGACGACGAGTTCGATGCGGTGGTGCTCAACGGCGCGCAAAATCCCGCGACGGCAATTTCACTCTGCGCCGCACTTCGGCGAAATGCACAACTCTATCATTTGCCAACCATGGTGGTGGTTGCCCCCGACGACACCGCCACCGCGAAATCGGCCTTTGATCGCGGAGCGTCGTCGGTGTCGACCGTAAATGCGTCGAGCGGTGCGAGCCTGGGCTGGCTGTTTGAGGCAATCCGCCGCAACCGGGCGCGCAAGGCCGCGGAACATACGTTGCGCGCCTTGCGCGACCTGTTGGGCGATCCACGAACCGGCCTCTTCCGCCGCCAGCATTTCAACGCGCATCTCAGTCGGCTCGCCGCGGATCACCACGAAAGCGGGCGCCAATTGGCCTTGGCCGCACTTCGAGTGCTGCCAGCGCACGGCGCGACGCAGCCGAGCGCCGAGGTGTGGAAGCGTGGCTTCACCGAGATCGCCAGCCTCACCGGCCGCCTGATCCGCGAGTATGATTGCGCAGCGGTGATCGGCGAGGACCTAATCGCGTTGGCGATGCCCGCGAGTGACGTAATCGGCGCCAAGCGTATGGCCGAACGCATCGCTTCGGTGGCCGAATGCACTGCCTTCGCGGCTGGCGACGATGGCGCGGTGCCGCTCATATTCGAACAAAGCGCGGTCGAGCTTCAACCCGGGGAAAGCGGCGCAGGCCTGCTCGCGCGCGCTTTGCGTTTGTTCGAGAACGAAAGCTTGAGTGCGTGA